In Uranotaenia lowii strain MFRU-FL chromosome 2, ASM2978415v1, whole genome shotgun sequence, one genomic interval encodes:
- the LOC129744198 gene encoding insulin-degrading enzyme, whose protein sequence is MYQQICRRISWTAVTREPFRTSRNSLVIRLSGPTSRFIHTSTAGRATNKTKMESTLSNNATLPELASTIVTSGAADGEGKIIRLDNISKSQQDVRNYRGLKLANGLKVLLISDPTTDKSAAALSVEVGHLSDPDEIPGLAHFCEHMLFLGTKKYVNENDYTAFLSENGGSSNAATYADTTKYYFDVVPEKLSEALDRFSQFFIAPLFTESATEREINAVHSEHEKNLSMDVWRIRQVNKSLCDPKHPYNKFGTGNKKTLLEDTRKNNINIREELMKFHAKWYSANIMSLAVFGKESLDELEEMVVKMFSQIENKNVTSPRWKDMPFSEKQLATRTMVVPVKDTRSLTITFQTEDLEMFYKAGPQYYLSLLIGDEGAGSILSELKAKGWSNNLVGGYSTIGRGFGFFEVMVDLTQDGFSHVDDIVKIIFQYINMLRHEGPKKWIFEEYCDLCEMQFRFKDKENPLSLVSDAVHSMQSYPLEEVLTAPYLISEWRPDLIEKLWGEFSPQKARITVVGKKCEDLVNREEEWYGTKYASEKIAKTVLDYWSKTDLNENLHLPEPNPFIPTDFELLPVDPDIQNLPVIIHNTPMLRVWFKQDVEFLKPKTLMNMDFCSPIVYSDPLNCNLTHLFVQLFKDQLNEYLYAADLAGLRLMVSNSTYGISVSIGGYSHKQHVLLEKVLNELYTFKIDEKRFEILKEQYIRNLKNYHADQPYQQAVYYLALLLTEQAWSKQELIDASELITVDRLRLFIDELLSRMHVECFFYGNVNKEKALDIAGKVEDKLKNTDAAIVPLLSRQLMLKREYRLNTGESSLFETINEHHKSSCAELYLQCGIQNDQANVYVDLVTQILSEPCYNQLRTKEQLGYIVFCGSRKSNGVQGIRVIVQSAKHPSFVEERIEYFLNGMIDHLEAMTDEEFNRHKDALAAQKLEKPKRLSTQFRKYLNEISLQQYHFNRAQVEVAFLQTLTKQQIIDYYKEYIILGGISRRSLSVHVVSTAEGGAGHKDVPEELKERSTNEPTTQKEYLKICDLVGFKTTRLLYPIVQPYIDIKPKGSKCKL, encoded by the exons CGTCACACGTGAACCGTTCAGAACATCAAG AAACTCGCTAGTGATTCGACTATCTGGTCCTACAAGCCGATTCATCCACACTAGTACGGCGGGTCGCGCaacgaacaaaaccaaaatggaaTCTACGTTGTCCAATAATGCCACTCTTCCCGAGCTTGCTTCTACGATTGTCACTAGCGGTGCTGCGGACGGGGAAGGCAAAATAATCCGATTGGACAACATATCGAAATCACAGCAAGACGTTCGCAACTATCGGGGTTTGAAGTTGGCTAACGGATTGAAG GTTCTTCTGATATCTGATCCTACAACGGACAAATCTGCCGCCGCCCTATCGGTAGAAGTGGGCCACCTGAGCGACCCGGACGAAATTCCTGGGTTGGCTCACTTTTGCGAGCACATGTTGTTCTTGGGAACGAAAAAGTACGTGAATGAAAATGATTACACGGCGTTCCTCTCGGAAAACGGAGGCAGCTCCAATGCGGCAACCTACGCGGATACAACCAAATATTACTTTGATGTTGTACCGGAAAAATTGTCCGAGGCACTTGACCGCTTCTCGCAGTTTTTCATTGCCCCGCTGTTTACGGAATCGGCAACGGAGCGAGAAATCAACGCAGTGCACTCGGAGCACGAGAAAAACCTATCAATGGATGTTTGGCGTATTCGACAGGTGAACAAGTCGCTGTGCGATCCCAAACATCCGTACAATAAATTTGGAACCGGTAACAAAAAGACATTGCTTGAAGACAccagaaaaaataatatcaatatCCGAGAAGAATTGATGAAATTCCACGCTAAATGGTACTCGGCCAATATAATGAGTTTGGCCGTTTTTGGTAAGGAATCGCTGGACGAACTAGAGGAAATGGTCGTGAAAATGTTCTCTCAAATCGAGAACAAAAACGTTACATCTCCTCGGTGGAAGGATATGCCTTTTTCTGAAAAGCAACTGGCCACAAGAACTATGGTTGTTCCGGTAAAAGATACGCGCTCGTTAACTATCACCTTCCAAACGGAAGATTTAGAAATGTTTTACAAAGCCGGTCCGCAATACTATTTGAGCCTACTGATTGGGGACGAAGGGGCCGGAAGTATTCTCTCGGAATTGAAAGCAAAGGGCTGGAGTAATAATCTGGTTGGTGGATACAGCACAATCGGTCGTGGTTTTGGATTCTTCGAAGTTATGGTTGATTTGACACAGGACGGATTCTCACACGTGGATGACatcgtgaaaataattttccaatacatcaaCATGCTTCGCCATGAGGGTCCTAAGAAGTGGATATTCGAGGAGTACTGCGACTTGTGTGAAATGCAGTTCCGATTCAAGGATAAAGAAAATCCACTTTCGCTAGTGTCGGACGCTGTGCATTCTATGCAAAGTTATCCGCTGGAAGAGGTACTGACAGCTCCTTATCTGATTTCGGAATGGCGCccagatttaattgaaaagctttGGGGAGAATTTTCGCCACAGAAGGCTCGAATTACCGTAGTTGGAAAGAAGTGCGAGGATTTGGTCAACCGTGAAGAAGAATGGTACGGCACGAAGTATgctagtgaaaaaatcgcgaaaaCTGTATTGGAT TACTGGTCGAAAACGGACCTCAACGAAAATCTACACCTGCCGGAGCCAAATCCATTTATTCCGACCGATTTCGAGCTGCTGCCGGTTGATCCAGATATACAGAATTTGCCGGTCATCATTCACAATACTCCGATGCTGCGTGTCTGGTTTAAGCAGGATGTcgaatttttgaagcctaaaacGCTGATGAATATGGACTTTTGCAGTCCGATCGTGTACTCGGATCCGCTCAACTGCAATCTGACACACTTGTTTGTGCAGCTCTTCAAAGATCAGCTAAACGAGTACCTGTATGCGGCAGATTTGGCTGGACTACGTCTCATGGTTTCCAATAGTACCTATGGCATTTCT GTTTCAATTGGCGGCTACAGtcacaaacaacatgttttgctGGAAAAGGTTTTGAATGAACTGTACACTTTCAAAATCGACGAAAAGCGGTTCGAAATTCTCAAGGAACAATATATCCGCAACTTGAAAAACTACCACGCTGATCAACCGTATCAGCAAGCTGTTTACTATCTGGCCCTTCTGTTGACCGAACAGGCCTGGTCAAAGCAAGAGTTGATCGATGCATCCGAAT TGATAACGGTAGATCGTTTGCGATTATTTATCGACGAGTTGCTCTCTCGAATGCACGTCGAATGTTTCTTCTACGGAAATGTGAACAAAGAAAAGGCGCTGGACATAGCCGGTAAGGTGGAAGACAAGCTAAAAAACACTGATGCTGCCATAGTTCCGCTGCTGTCGCGGCAGCTGATGCTCAAACGAGAGTATAGACTCAATACTG GCGAAAGCAGTTTGTTTGAAACAATCAACGAACACCATAAGAGCAGCTGTGCCGAATTGTATCTGCAGTGTGGCATTCAGAACGATCAGGCCAACGTGTACGTCGATCTGGTAACGCAGATTCTAAGCGAACCATGCTATAATCAGCTTCGTACCAAGGAACAGCTCGGGTATATAGTGTTTTGCGGATCCCGCAAATCCAACGGTGTTCAGGGTATTCGGGTCATTGTGCAATCGGCAAAGCACCCCTCTTTTGTCGAGGAACggatagagtatttcctgaatGGAATGATT GATCATCTGGAAGCCATGACCGACGAAGAGTTCAACCGTCACAAGGATGCCCTTGCAGCACAGAAGCTCGAGAAACCAAAACGACTATCCACCCAGTTTAGGAAATACCTCAACGAAATATCCCTGCAACAGTACCACTTTAACCGTGCTCAGGTTGAGGTGGCTTTTTTACAAACACTTACTAAACAACAGATAATCGATTACTATAAg GAATACATAATCTTGGGTGGCATCTCTCGTCGTTCCCTCTCGGTGCATGTGGTTTCAACGGCCGAGGGTGGTGCTGGTCACAAAGACGTGCCGGAAGAGCTTAAGGAACGTAGCACCAACGAACCGACCACCCAGAAGGAATATCTTAAAATTTGCGACTTGGTTGGCTTCAAAACGACCCGTTTACTGTACCCGATCGTGCAGCCGTACATCGATATCAAACCAAAGGGCAGTAAGTGTAAACTGTAA